A single genomic interval of Heliangelus exortis unplaced genomic scaffold, bHelExo1.hap1 Scaffold_69, whole genome shotgun sequence harbors:
- the METTL3 gene encoding LOW QUALITY PROTEIN: N(6)-adenosine-methyltransferase catalytic subunit METTL3 (The sequence of the model RefSeq protein was modified relative to this genomic sequence to represent the inferred CDS: inserted 3 bases in 3 codons; deleted 1 base in 1 codon), which produces MSDTWSSIQAHKKQLDSLRERLQRRRKQDPLDLTAPPRTSSPGPASSPSLLLPSSAPPSSAPPLPVGLGGASSGGGMGVAEVTFDPALERRLLLHLADLSLPLPTDAAAICDAIAAAPSALPEVESLLQKFAAQELIEVKRGLMPEGPSQNTLVTYADHSKLSAMTGAVKERKRRAEQDGGGEDGGGGGGGDEGGGGGGGGGGGGGLGGSAAGGGGAGGLGGGEMAGKEALKKSRKQASDVDLEIESLLSQQSTKEQQSKKVSQEILELLXTTTAKEQSIVEKFRSRGRAQVQEFCDHGTKEECVKATGDERPCRKLHFRRIINKHTDESLGDCSFLNTCFHMDTCKYVHYEIDACPETPPRTPPHAHPRDRSHQDLTRPPPPDAGADRLFPPQWICCDIRYLDVSIXGKFAVVMADPPWXIHMELPYGTLTDDEMRRLNIPVLQDEGFLFLWVTGRFVCPLFFPP; this is translated from the exons ATGTCGGACACGTGGAGCTCGATCCAGGCCCACAAGAAGCAGTTGGATTCCCTCCGGGAGCGGCTGCAGCGGCGCCGGAAGCAGGACCCGTTGG acCTCACGGCCCCTCCCCGCACCTCCAGCCCGGGCCCCgcttcctccccatccctcctcctcccttcttcgGCTCCGCCCTCCTCGGCCCCGCCCCTTCCGGTGGGGCTGGGCGGGGCCTCCTCCGGCGGCGGGATGGGCGTGGCCGAGGTGACCTTTGACCCCGCCCTGGAAcgccgcctcctcctccacttGGCCGACCtcagcctccccctccccaccgaCGCCGCCGCCATTTGCGACGCCATCGCCGCCGCC CCCTCGGCCTTGCCGGAAGTGGAAAGCCTCCTCCAGAAGTTCGCCGCCCAAGAGTTGATCGAGGTCAAGAGGGGGTTGATGCCCGAGGGGCCTTCCCAGAATACCTTGGTCACCTACGCCGACCACTCCAAGCTGTCGGCCATGACGGGGGCGgtgaaggagaggaagaggagggcggagcaagatggcggcggggaggacggcggcggcggcggaggcggcgacgaaggtggaggaggaggaggaggtggaggaggaggaggaggcctcGGGGGTtcggcggcgggcgggggcggggccgggggcctggggggaggggaaatGGCGGGGAAGGAGGCGCTGAAGAAGTCGAGGAAGCAGGCGTCGGACGTGGACCTGGAGATCGAGAGCTTGCTGAGTCAGCAGTccaccaaggagcagcagagcaagaaG gTGAGCCAGGAGATCCTGGAGCTTC ACACGACGACGGCCAAGGAACAATCAATCGTGGAGAAGTTCCGGTCCCGGGGCCGGGCCCAGGTCCAGGAGTTCTGCGACCACGGAACCAAAGAGGAGTGCGTCAAGGCCACGGGGGACGAGCGGCCATGTCGCAAGCTTCACTTCCG ACGAATCATCAACAAGCACACGGACGAGTCCCTGGGCGACTGCTCCTTCCTCAACACCTGCTTCCACATGGACACCTGCAAATATGTCCACTACGAGATCGACGCCTGCCCCGAGACCCCACCCAGGACCCCGCCCCACGCCCACCCCCGCGACCGCAGC CACCAGGACCTCACCCGGCCCCCTCCCCCCGACGCCGGCGCCGACCGCCTCTTCCCCCCCCag TGGATTTGCTGCGATATCCGTTACCTGGACGTCAGCA CTGGGAAGTTCGCTGTCGTCATGGCCGACCCGCCCT ACATCCACATGGAGCTGCCTTATGGGACCCTGACAGACGACGAGATGCGGCGCCTCAACATCCCCGTCCTGCAGGACGAGGGCTTCCTCTTCCTTTGGGTCACCGGCAGGTTCGTTtgtcccctttttttccctccataa